The Henckelia pumila isolate YLH828 chromosome 2, ASM3356847v2, whole genome shotgun sequence genome includes a window with the following:
- the LOC140880719 gene encoding small ribosomal subunit protein eS4x — protein sequence MARGLKKHLKRLNAPKHWMLDKLGGGFAPKPSSGPHKSRECLPLILILRNRLKYALTYREVISILMQRHILVDGKVRTDKTYPSGFMDVVSIPKTNENFRLLYDTKGRFRLHSIRDEEAKFKLCKVRSVQFGTKGIPYLNTYDGRTIRYPDPLIKANDTIKLDLETNKITDFIKFDVGNVVMVTGGRNRGRVGVIKNREKHKGSFETIHVQDVLGHEFATRLGNVYTIGKGAKPWVSLPKGKGIKLSIIEEARKRIAAQSAATA from the exons ATG GCCAGGGGATTGAAGAAACATTTGAAGAGGCTCAATGCCCCCAAGCATTGGATGCTTGACAAGCTTGGCGGAGGATTC GCACCCAAGCCATCTTCTGGTCCTCATAAATCAAGGGAGTGCTTGCCTTTGATCCTTATTTTGCGTAACAGGTTGAAGTATGCTCTGACTTATCGTGAGGTGATTTCTATTCTGATGCAACGCCATATCTTGGTTGATGGGAAGGTCAGGACTGATAAGACTTACCCATCTGGCTTCATGG ATGTTGTCTCAATTCCTAAGACAAATGAGAACTTCCGTCTGCTTTATGACACCAAAGGCAGATTTCGTCTCCATTCAATAAGGGATGAAGAAGCAAAG TTTAAACTTTGCAAGGTGCGGTCTGTACAATTTGGAACGAAGGGTATCCCATACCTCAACACCTATGATGGGAGAACCATCCGATACCCTGATCCCCTCATCAAAGCCAATGACACAATCAAATTGGATTTGGAGACCAACAAGATTACCGACTTCATCAAATTTGATGTTGGGAATGTTGTGATGGTGACGGGTGGAAGAAACAGGGGGCGTGTTGGAGTGATCAAGAACAGAGAAAAGCATAAGGGTAGCTTTGAGACCATTCACGTTCAGGATGTACTCGGTCATGAGTTCGCCACTCGGTTGGGAAATGTTTACACAATCGGTAAAGGTGCTAAACCATGGGTATCTCTACCCAAGGGGAAAGGTATAAAATTATCCATCATTGAAGAGGCACGGAAAAGGATTGCTGCCCAGTCAGCTGCTACTGCTTGA